GAAGCGCTCCAGAAACGGAAGGAACTCAAATTGAATTACGAAGACGTGGACACAGAACTTGAGGAACTCCGACATCGGCGTGACCAAGGCTATCCGGAGAAACAGCGAGAAATTCGAGAGAGACACGCACTGGAAGTCGGAATAACCCCACTCACGATAACACAGATCGAATACGAACGAGGAGAGATCGAGTTTGAGTTAGAGGAAGGAACGGTCACCCGAGCACTGACACTTGGCTATGGTGATGGTATTGGGATTACTGAAGAACTGGACTGTGATTACTGTAAGCAGACCCTCGGGGAGTCCAACCCACTTCGAACTATCAAAGAAGGTTTGCAGTGCTCACGATGTTCTTCGAGCTAATTGTCCCAGTGGGTTCGTAACAGCGCAGGTGGTGTAGGTGATACAGGACAGCACTATGTGGGTGATTGCCAAGAGTGAGCATCTCAATGTAGTACGGAATCGTCGCGTGCGATTCCATAATCAACGCTGTTCCGATGTGGGTACATACATCTGCAACAGTTTTTCGTGACTCAGTCAGGAATGCTGTAGCCCCGGTATTTTGTTGTGAAAATCGGCTACTATTCACCGTGCCGCTGTATTGCGGTTTTGAGAACTCAAGTTTGAAAAAGCCAAGGTGATTTATTTACCCCCAAGATACCACCCGGTGCGATGCAACGAGTAATCAACCGGAAGCTCTACAACACGGAGCACGCTGAACAGATCGCACTATACGCGCCGCTCACAGATCGTGGCGATTTCAACTACCTGATCGAGGCGTTGTACAAAACATCTAATGGAGAGTACTTTCTCCATGGCGATGGCGGGGCAGAGACCAAATGGGCTGAGAAGATCAGTAATCAACGCTTCCCTGGTGAGGAAATCCAACTATTAACTGCCGAAGAGGCGGTTGACTGGTGCGAAGAACGAGCGATCGATGGAGAGACCATCGTTGAGGAGTTCGGTGATTTGATCGAGCAATAGGTGAACTGCCGTAGTTAACTGTTTGAATTCTCTGATCCTCTAGTAGCAAGAGTATCTAGTTGGCACGCAGAGTGAGTGACGAAATCAGGGGGTTTCGGTCACACTCTCTATTAGAACCGCGATCTCGATATATTCGGTAAGTACCCCAGTTGAGAGTATTCTCGTTGCTTTGACTACGAGAAACACGAATGTTTTTTACATTCACCCACGTCGACTCAGCCGCGCACGAAAGTGCGCAAGCGAGAGGGAGTGCAGGCCTGCAAGCAAGCTCTCCCTCTCTTGCGGCTCCCGTATGGGAGCAATTGGGGATAATCGATCCGTGGATTTAGTTGTGCCGACCGCCCGACTTGTCAGGGCCTATCGCCGGGCCAGGACATAGCTGACCCTGATTGCTCCTAGTGAACGAACCAAATTCCGATCACAAATGGAATTTACACTAGAATGCACCGAATGCAACGCCACAATCACAGGCAGCGACGACAAGAGCGAATTCAACCAGAAGATCGAGTGCCCGGAATGCCCGGGTATCTACGCAATCGCGGTGACTAAAATCAGATGACGGCCGATCTAACAACTACTATTGTGCGTAGAACGAGCGAGGTAGCTGGGACTGACCCAGGCGAGTTACCACCATTGTACGAATCCATCGATCCAGACGCTCTCGAAACAGTTGCGAGCAATTCTGAGAGTGTTGTGTTCACGTACGCAGGCTGTAATATAGTCATCAAAGGTGGAGACG
This DNA window, taken from Halobellus sp. LT62, encodes the following:
- a CDS encoding HalOD1 output domain-containing protein, producing the protein MTADLTTTIVRRTSEVAGTDPGELPPLYESIDPDALETVASNSESVVFTYAGCNIVIKGGDVSVEPIE